From Gammaproteobacteria bacterium CG11_big_fil_rev_8_21_14_0_20_46_22, one genomic window encodes:
- a CDS encoding ATP-dependent endonuclease — MKVAKLEIKNFRGIHSANLFFPDHAVLLGDNNTGKSTIFEALDLVLGPDRLNRRPIIDEHDFYNGMYRSDDQLVEISIEAVVVDLNEEQQRHFSDTIEWWNKDKKELISELNSVDRDSTLAALRVCFKGYYDADEDDFTGATYFTRSLVDNDTSQPFKKKDKQKCGFLYLRSIRTGSRALSLEHGSLLDIILRIKEVRPQMWEKTIEELSTRDVASESELGVVGILKNIESSIKKFVPKEWGASPHLKISNLTREHLRKIITAFVTTGNGDHYLPFYRQGTGTINMLVLAMLSMIAEAKQNVIFAMEEPETAIPPYTQKRIVHEIRLLSSQTFFTSHSPYVIEEFNLDETVILSRNSNGVLNQAKVELPDSIKPKRYRQEFRTRFCEGLLSRRVLIVEGATEAAAMPVVARRLVELNSNDYANFEMLGLCVIDAGTDSQLVALANVYKNLDKQVFGLCDKQMDENKGNIEKAVDQLFMHDEKGFEDLVLNNTAQDAITRFIDSLEWPQDLKQKYENPKENSADALKAYFIKYKGDGAIASFLAQCAENEIPDWIKNTCKEIKLLCNGENNVDLAQKEVPIESV, encoded by the coding sequence ATGAAAGTGGCAAAGCTTGAGATTAAAAATTTTAGGGGAATACATTCAGCGAATTTATTCTTTCCAGATCACGCGGTACTGCTTGGTGATAATAATACTGGTAAATCAACTATTTTTGAAGCACTTGATTTGGTTTTAGGCCCAGATAGACTTAATAGACGTCCCATCATCGATGAACATGATTTTTATAATGGGATGTACAGATCAGATGATCAGCTTGTAGAGATATCTATTGAAGCAGTTGTTGTCGATTTAAATGAAGAACAACAGCGCCATTTTTCTGATACTATCGAGTGGTGGAACAAAGACAAAAAAGAATTAATTTCTGAACTAAATAGCGTTGATAGGGATTCAACATTGGCAGCCTTACGCGTCTGTTTTAAAGGTTATTATGATGCTGATGAAGACGATTTTACTGGTGCTACTTACTTTACGAGAAGCTTGGTTGATAATGATACGTCTCAACCTTTTAAGAAAAAAGACAAGCAAAAATGTGGCTTTCTATATCTTCGCTCAATAAGAACGGGATCTCGCGCATTAAGTTTAGAGCATGGTAGCTTATTAGATATTATTCTTCGTATAAAAGAAGTACGACCACAAATGTGGGAAAAAACGATTGAAGAATTAAGCACACGTGACGTGGCATCTGAATCAGAGCTTGGTGTTGTAGGAATTCTTAAAAATATAGAAAGTAGCATTAAAAAATTTGTTCCTAAAGAATGGGGTGCTTCGCCTCATTTGAAAATTTCTAATCTCACGAGAGAGCATTTAAGAAAAATCATTACAGCCTTTGTTACCACTGGCAATGGCGATCATTATCTGCCATTTTATCGTCAAGGCACAGGAACAATTAACATGCTAGTGCTTGCTATGCTTTCCATGATTGCTGAGGCGAAACAAAATGTTATTTTTGCTATGGAAGAACCAGAAACGGCAATTCCCCCATATACCCAAAAACGTATCGTGCATGAAATACGGCTACTATCATCCCAAACATTTTTTACCTCTCACTCACCTTACGTAATAGAAGAATTTAATTTAGATGAAACAGTTATTTTATCCCGAAATTCCAATGGCGTACTTAATCAGGCAAAAGTTGAGTTGCCAGATAGCATTAAGCCTAAAAGATATAGACAAGAATTTCGTACGAGGTTTTGCGAAGGGTTATTGTCAAGACGGGTATTAATTGTTGAAGGAGCGACAGAAGCTGCTGCTATGCCAGTTGTTGCAAGACGTTTAGTTGAGCTAAATTCAAATGATTATGCAAATTTTGAAATGCTAGGCCTTTGCGTGATTGATGCTGGAACTGATTCACAATTAGTAGCTTTAGCTAATGTGTACAAAAACCTTGATAAGCAAGTATTTGGTTTATGTGATAAACAAATGGATGAGAATAAAGGAAATATAGAAAAAGCAGTTGATCAGTTATTTATGCATGACGAGAAAGGCTTTGAGGATCTTGTTTTGAATAATACAGCGCAAGATGCAATTACTAGATTTATCGATAGTTTAGAATGGCCGCAAGATTTAAAACAAAAATATGAAAATCCAAAAGAAAACTCAGCCGATGCGCTAAAGGCTTACTTTATAAAGTACAAGGGGGACGGTGCTATAGCAAGTTTTTTAGCGCAATGTGCGGAAAATGAAATACCTGACTGGATAAAGAATACTTGCAAAGAAATTAAATTACTATGTAATGGCGAAAATAATGTAGACCTGGCACAGAAAGAGGTGCCTATTGAATCTGTCTAA
- a CDS encoding transcriptional regulator, with protein sequence MKHQILQNHPDKLQKIFAQNVRIERIKMNMTQEELADICGYHRTYIGSIERGERNVTLAAIEALAKAFKVKPYQLLVRDNEQN encoded by the coding sequence ATGAAGCATCAAATTTTACAGAATCATCCTGACAAGTTGCAAAAAATATTTGCTCAAAATGTTCGTATTGAACGAATAAAAATGAATATGACACAAGAAGAGCTTGCTGATATATGTGGCTATCATCGAACATATATTGGCTCCATAGAAAGAGGAGAGAGAAACGTTACTCTAGCAGCTATTGAGGCACTAGCTAAAGCATTTAAGGTCAAGCCATATCAGCTATTGGTAAGAGATAATGAACAAAATTAG
- a CDS encoding HNH endonuclease, with product MSQEFYEACIAVEGKRARTVINHILQNGFITTEELSDIYAYDHPPRAARDVRENGIPLKTYKVVSKKTGRKIAAYKFDFSEKTKGRIGGRKAFSIQFKKKLIERYGSCSVLTNEKINPRYLQIDHRIPYEVAGNDANEDVEHYMLLDASEQRAKSWSCESCENFRTNKDKNICENCFWAYPENYSHIAMKPERRLDILWSGDNCKQYELLVTEAKKENQSPQSLIKKLLKDSFSDSN from the coding sequence ATGTCTCAAGAATTTTACGAGGCTTGTATAGCAGTTGAAGGCAAACGTGCACGCACCGTCATTAACCACATTCTTCAGAATGGCTTTATAACAACTGAAGAATTAAGTGATATCTATGCCTATGATCATCCGCCAAGAGCCGCTAGAGATGTAAGAGAAAATGGAATCCCGCTAAAAACCTACAAGGTAGTAAGCAAAAAAACAGGGCGGAAGATTGCAGCCTATAAATTTGATTTTAGTGAAAAAACTAAAGGCAGAATTGGAGGCAGAAAAGCATTCTCTATACAATTTAAAAAAAAGCTAATTGAGAGATATGGATCATGCTCAGTTCTAACTAACGAAAAGATTAACCCTCGATACTTACAAATAGATCATCGTATCCCCTATGAAGTGGCGGGCAACGACGCAAACGAAGATGTTGAGCATTATATGCTACTAGATGCTTCTGAACAACGCGCAAAAAGTTGGTCTTGTGAATCATGCGAAAACTTCCGCACAAACAAAGATAAAAATATCTGTGAAAATTGTTTTTGGGCATATCCGGAAAACTATTCTCATATTGCAATGAAACCAGAACGTCGTTTAGATATCTTGTGGTCTGGAGATAACTGCAAGCAATACGAACTACTAGTCACAGAAGCAAAAAAAGAAAACCAATCTCCACAATCACTTATTAAAAAATTACTAAAAGACAGTTTTTCTGACAGTAATTAG
- a CDS encoding DNA methyltransferase → MKNVPHVIPYQGSKRNLAKRICTLMPKSVNTFYEPFAGSAAVTIYAASNNLAKQYVIADSLEPLAKLWEEIINHPEKTGRRYEEIWKGYAESPDYFLKIRERFNAEKDPVDLLYLVARCVKNAVRFNRNGDFTQSADKRRLGTRPERMKKSINEVSQLLKGRVIVRCGDFRDSIKDAKLGDLVYMDPPYHGTTYGRDKRYFMQLGRDALIEGLEFINNRDVPFILSYDGKTGNVEYADELPEYLKMKRLWIAAGRSSQATLSGRSEETIESLYISRQLLHYADSWCQKGGVI, encoded by the coding sequence ATGAAAAATGTTCCTCATGTTATTCCTTATCAAGGAAGCAAGAGAAATCTTGCTAAGCGTATTTGCACTCTTATGCCAAAAAGTGTTAATACTTTCTATGAACCGTTTGCTGGATCTGCGGCAGTAACTATTTATGCGGCCTCTAATAATTTAGCCAAACAATATGTAATAGCTGACTCTCTTGAGCCTCTGGCCAAACTTTGGGAAGAGATTATTAATCATCCAGAGAAAACTGGTAGGCGTTACGAAGAAATATGGAAGGGTTATGCAGAGAGCCCTGATTATTTTCTGAAAATTCGTGAGCGCTTTAATGCAGAGAAAGATCCAGTGGATCTTCTCTACCTAGTGGCAAGATGTGTAAAAAATGCAGTACGCTTTAATAGGAATGGTGATTTTACGCAATCTGCGGATAAGAGACGTTTAGGTACGCGGCCAGAAAGGATGAAAAAATCAATCAATGAAGTTAGTCAACTTCTCAAAGGAAGGGTAATTGTGCGTTGTGGCGATTTCCGAGATAGTATTAAGGACGCCAAACTAGGTGATTTAGTTTACATGGATCCTCCATATCACGGAACTACGTATGGTCGTGATAAGCGTTATTTTATGCAGCTTGGAAGAGATGCGCTGATAGAAGGGTTAGAATTTATCAATAATAGGGACGTTCCTTTCATACTTTCATATGACGGTAAAACGGGTAATGTGGAGTATGCAGATGAGCTCCCTGAATATTTGAAAATGAAGCGTCTTTGGATTGCAGCAGGCCGCTCTTCCCAGGCAACACTTTCGGGTCGATCTGAAGAGACAATTGAAAGCCTTTATATTTCGCGCCAGTTATTACATTATGCGGATAGTTGGTGTCAAAAAGGAGGGGTAATATAA
- a CDS encoding PqqD family protein, whose product MKSFSNNTVLSRNTTLMAANVDDDLVMMDADQGVYFSLNPVGAAIWALLETPKTYDDLISGLLSQYEVTRETCEQDVQPFLSELVDNGLVMLGG is encoded by the coding sequence ATGAAAAGCTTCTCAAACAATACAGTACTGAGCCGAAACACGACATTAATGGCCGCAAACGTTGACGACGATCTTGTAATGATGGATGCAGACCAAGGCGTTTATTTTAGTTTAAACCCCGTGGGCGCAGCCATTTGGGCTCTACTTGAAACCCCAAAAACCTATGATGATTTGATCTCAGGTCTGTTGTCTCAATACGAAGTCACTCGCGAAACGTGCGAGCAGGATGTTCAGCCCTTTTTGAGCGAGCTTGTTGATAATGGGCTTGTGATGCTTGGCGGTTGA
- a CDS encoding alpha/beta hydrolase: MPSLQSNGINLYYETYGQGEPLVLVAGFTADHTAWYTVTEALSKHYQVIIFDNRGAGQSDIPKGPYSIDQMADDVISLCDALDIQQAHFIGSSMGGFIVQTLAHRYAERVKSVVICNSVAKPESCYNIFAEAQLQLMKAGAPAKAIIQIGLSWAFSQQFLSHNNMLDTLIELNLNNPYPFSIEGFEAQFAALQGFDSTPWLSSLKLPVLVTGSDEDIVFLEPSMKHIADTVKDAEYYRFERCGHLPYIEYPEAFVSRVLLFLQQS, translated from the coding sequence ATGCCAAGCCTTCAATCCAACGGAATTAATCTTTATTATGAAACCTATGGCCAGGGTGAACCCTTGGTCCTTGTAGCAGGTTTTACCGCAGACCACACCGCTTGGTACACCGTCACAGAAGCCTTATCTAAACATTATCAAGTGATTATTTTCGATAATCGCGGCGCAGGGCAGAGCGATATCCCCAAGGGACCTTACTCAATCGACCAAATGGCTGACGATGTGATTAGTTTGTGTGATGCCCTAGACATTCAGCAAGCGCACTTCATCGGCAGTTCCATGGGTGGATTTATTGTGCAAACGCTGGCACACCGCTATGCAGAACGGGTTAAATCTGTTGTGATCTGCAACTCCGTGGCTAAACCTGAATCTTGCTACAATATATTTGCCGAAGCACAACTTCAGCTCATGAAAGCTGGCGCACCCGCCAAGGCCATTATTCAAATCGGCTTATCTTGGGCATTTTCACAACAATTTTTATCACACAACAATATGCTTGATACCCTGATTGAGCTTAATCTCAACAATCCCTACCCATTTTCTATCGAAGGGTTTGAAGCACAATTTGCCGCACTTCAAGGCTTTGATTCCACGCCCTGGCTATCAAGCCTAAAGCTACCGGTATTAGTCACAGGCTCGGATGAAGATATCGTCTTTCTTGAACCCTCGATGAAACACATCGCCGATACGGTGAAAGATGCTGAGTACTACCGTTTCGAGCGCTGCGGGCATTTGCCGTATATCGAGTATCCTGAAGCGTTTGTTTCGCGAGTGTTGCTCTTCTTACAGCAATCCTAG
- the smpB gene encoding SsrA-binding protein (binds to ssrA RNA (tmRNA) and is required for its successful binding to ribosomes; also appears to function in the trans-translation step by promoting accommodation of tmRNA into the ribosomal A site; SmpB protects the tmRNA from RNase R degradation in Caulobacter crescentus; both the tmRNA and SmpB are regulated in cell cycle-dependent manner; functions in release of stalled ribosomes from damaged mRNAs and targeting proteins for degradation): protein MTAMSSTIAKNKKASHDYFFEEQLEAGLCLEGWELKSIRAGKVHIKEGYVLIRKGEAFLFGAHITPLASASTHVNPDPVRNRKLLLHKKELDKLIGKVKEKGLTLVPVSLYWKRGRVKCEIALARGKKLHDKRQTLKDRDWARDKARMLKR, encoded by the coding sequence ATGACCGCCATGAGCAGCACGATCGCTAAAAACAAAAAAGCCTCGCACGATTACTTCTTTGAAGAACAGCTCGAGGCAGGTTTGTGCCTGGAAGGTTGGGAGCTTAAAAGCATTCGCGCCGGCAAGGTGCATATCAAAGAAGGTTATGTTTTGATTCGCAAGGGCGAAGCGTTTTTATTTGGTGCACACATCACACCTCTAGCTTCTGCCTCAACACACGTCAACCCAGACCCGGTGCGCAACCGTAAACTGTTGCTGCATAAAAAAGAGCTGGATAAACTGATCGGCAAGGTGAAAGAAAAAGGGCTCACACTTGTGCCCGTATCACTTTACTGGAAACGTGGCCGCGTGAAATGTGAAATTGCACTCGCTCGCGGTAAAAAACTCCACGACAAACGTCAAACCCTAAAAGACCGCGATTGGGCGCGCGATAAAGCCCGGATGTTAAAACGCTAA